In one window of Dromaius novaehollandiae isolate bDroNov1 chromosome W, bDroNov1.hap1, whole genome shotgun sequence DNA:
- the LOC135324258 gene encoding uncharacterized protein LOC135324258 → MAGGATQVALLVAMQVALLVVMLGLGLQGVKGEPTLAKWGSNNLWLTWANRTGNKQFCLTLVGAGQPFKKCLIGVPLNLTVDLPKLREHCTNTSNISNCLNTLNASLPWDPQELDLLGSVAPINYTGAACVHFGNNQQGINVYRNLNWTGWTNVSSSTPGFDYTAKSYCNGSLGAETKGRGPTHWVNETARALPDGMFLICRDRAWPGIPRRAVGGPCYLGSLTIFAPNLTAVITMANQTSRRRRSLTSLGPECDDKVEIWGAASRIGASIIPQIGTAHALASLGKLACWAVKQSNVTTKVLYEMAQDMDSLRHAVLQNRAAIDFLLLAQGHGCKDVEGMCCFNLTEHSRSIHSELEWLKEHTQKIIVMTNPLDSWFGNWLGLGPWARQLLIEGLRLLLMLVLGILACRLVFRCLVRQLLEKGWSRPHPHYERLTRDTAI, encoded by the coding sequence atggcagggggagcaacccaagtagctctcctcgtagcgatgcaagtagctctcctcgtagtgATGCTGGGattgggactccaaggggtgaaaggcgaaccaacgttagcgaaatggggtagtaacaacctatggctcacctgggcaaaccggacaggaaataagcaattttgcctgacgctggtgggtgcggggcagccttttaagaaatgcttaataggggtcccattgaatttgaccgtagacctaccaaagctgagagagcattgcacaaacacaagcaatattagtaactgcttgaacacgctgaatgcatcattgccctgggacccgcaagagcttgaccttctcgGTTCGGTAGCACCAATTAACTACACCGGTGCGGCATGCGTGCACTTTGGGAATAATCAACAAGGGATAAATGTCTATAGAAACCTTAACTGGACCGGGTGGACCAATGTGTCCTCAAGCACACCGGGGTTTGATTATACCGCAAAATCATACTGTAACGGCTCTTTGGGGGCGGAAACAAAAGGAAGAGGGCCGACCCATTGGGTAAATGAGACGGCTAGGGCCCTCCCTGATGGAATGTTCCTGATATGTCGGGACCGGGCGTGGCCCGGGATCCCAAGACGTGCTGTAGGGGGGCCTTGTTACTTAGGTAGCTTAACTATCTTTGCGCCCAATCTAACGGCTGTGATAACCATGGCAAATCAAACGAGTCGAAGGCGCCGCAGTCTGACGAGCTTGGGTCCCGAGTGTGATGATAAGGTTGAGATCTGGGGAGCGGCGTCTCGAATCGGAGCATCAATCATCCCGCAGATTGGTACAGCGCACGCCTTGGCATCCTTGGGAAAGCTAGCTTGTTGGGCGGTGAAGCAGAGCAACGTAACAACCAAAGTACTGTATGAAATGGCACAAGATATGGATAGCTTACGACATGCTGTCCTGCAGAATAGAGCAGCCATAGACTTTCTGCTGTTAGCCCAGGGTCATGGGTGTAAAGATGTGGAAGGCATGTGCTGCTTTAATCTGACGGAGCACAGCCGGTCAATACACAGTGAGTTAGAATGGCTAAAGGAGCACACGCAAAAAATTATCGTAATGACTAACCCGCTAGATAGTTGGtttggtaattggcttgggctaggaccatgggccaggcagttactaatagaagggttgcgcctgctgctgatgctcgtgctaggcatattagcatgtagactagtgtttagatgcttggtaagacaactgctagaaaaggggtggtcccgccCACACCCAcattatgaacgcttaacccgcgacacggcaatttaa